Part of the Vitis vinifera cultivar Pinot Noir 40024 chromosome 13, ASM3070453v1 genome is shown below.
CTCTGTAGAGTAGGCCTCTGAAGAGTGTAGACCCTAAATCTGAGCCTTGATGCATTTTCATTGATCCCTAGGAAGCAATTTCAAACTATGCATGTGGACTATTGTGGCAATCAAAAAACAGAAATTACCGTCCAACAAATATCATTACTAAACAAAATGAGGTTGAATGTTCAACTGCATTTTATCTCTGAATTAAAATATCCATCTATTCAAtctagctatatatatatatagatgtgtgtgtgtgtgtgaataACATCTGAGATGACTGAAACAAATGGCATATACCATTTTCAACCAGAAAAGTTAGCATGGTTAATACAAGCAAAACAGTTTCACAGATGCAACAAAGATGAATATGAAAAACATGTCACAGCTCTACCAAAGCTCATCTTCTTCAAGTAATTTCACACAGTACAATTTCTTCCggaaaaactttttcttttataggcaAAAGGCGGATGTAGATTAATAGTGACTAAGCAAAGGGCATACCAAAGCACACATGATTTATACAATAGGCACCAGCAGGCAAGCAAATTCTTCCAGAAAAACACATGCTAgatgtttcaaaaaattacCAGTCCATATAAACAAAAGTTGATGAGTAGTTCCCAGACTTGGTGTACAGCACGCGGTGATGATAATCATGAAAATTAGCACTGCAAAATTTTATAGATGATCAGCACTGCAAATTCTTCCATTTATAGATGAAAATCCACACCATGGTGATCAAGTAGATTGCCAACCCAAGCagcaaggaagaagaaaatataaCTCACCCTCCATACAAAGGGATAAAATTTGAAAGGCTAAATGGAAAATGGTATCCACAATGAGCCTCAACAGTCTCCAGCACTCTCACTACCATCCATAGCCACAGGGTAAACAAATGAGGTCCAGTGATAGCAGGGCCTAGAATAGTTGCAAAGCCAAGGAACAGTATCTCAGCAGGATGAGCATATTCAGAAGTCAATCCAAATGGTGTGGCATACCTATATATCATCCAGTTACACCTATAAGAGCACTGAAGAATGAATAACAAACCAATTACTTATGTcaaccattttcacttactcatgATGGATACTGTGCACATGCTTGTATAACCATTTTGTATGTAAAATCCTGTGCCCCCAATAGAAAACAAAGTCCTCTAGGATGAAGTAGAAGAGTATTTGCGTCAGGATCACTTTCCTGAAAAATTTAGCATTCTTTAATACTCAAAAAGATGAATCTCACTGTCAATTCCTAAGGAATTGATACAGCTCAAGCATATagcataatgaaaataataatgaatgttaaaaaattttgtgCCTAAATAAGAGGAATATACCAGGATGGCAATGGCAGACTACTTTGCATGCCCATGTATCTGAAGACAGGATAAGAAAAAATCATAACTGGTAAGTTTACACCAAAATGATAGAGCAATAGACGAGTGATACATTTATTCTGAGCAGCAGGAGTGTTATTCTTCGTCTGCATAAAAGCAAACAATTGTGTCAGAATAAAAAGATTCAGCCTCTTAACAATGAGATATTAAGTGGTTAAGacaaaattaagacaaaattaAGACAAAGTTGATAGGTTATAATCAATGGAAACAGAAGATAGCCATGCATGGAGGCTTTTGCATCAATTCAATGGTAGTAGgcaactaaaaaaattatgctcTAGAAAAGTTATTTGCCACCTAAAAAGATACCAAGTAATTGCTTAAATTTCCTTTTCCtcctcaaataaaatattaatgaattgCCTAATCCAGGTGAGCCCAATATTGGCCTGAAGCATGACCTGATACATCTAAATGGGAACATTTAAGATAAACAAGAACAAAAGAGACAGAAGAACGTTACAAGCAGTGTGCTATCCTTGAAGCTAAGTTTGGAAACACAGATAGATGAGAGCTTTTTGTGTCAAAAATGGAGCATTTAATAGAACACCGTTACTTTGATATTTTCATATCAAACCATGTCCAAATGGGAGCATAAAAATGAGATGACTCCATTTCTGTGCCAACATGATTGACTTGAGGTGAACAAAAATGTTGGTGCCACAGATTCTTcacttcaattaaaaaataacaatgaaaaaaaatcaatgattgTAATAGCAAGAATCACACGTGGAAGCAACTAATAAATATGACATTACATAGTACTTCTTTTCCAACATCTGGATCACATGGCATATTATAGATTGCAAAGCGTAGCAGCATAAGACTTGAGGGTGATAAATAATccaaatttgaagaattttccTATCACAGAATATAAGCATCTAATGCATATGCAAGAATTAAAGCTAGGTCAGGGAGAAACCTGGATTTTGTACTTGCTCAGGTAACCTAACCTCTCAAGATATATGAATGGAAGACCCGACAAGAAAAAGACACTTTCATGAAGAAAGAAACTTCCCAGACAAGCCAACTGAAAATCACTGAAGTGAGTGATCAGATACTGCATCACAAACACAATAGAAGAATGTTGATTAGATAAAACTTACTTCACGATGGGGAAGATTAAAGTGTTGCAGGaggattaaaataaaagaacataCACAATGTAGCTGAACATTATATTTTGCTAATCATCTCTTCTAACCATATCAGTCCAATGTGATTGacaaatcaattttcatttaaacaGAACACAAGACCATTTTATCATCTTATAAGGCACAAAATATACTTCCAAGATTAAAATCCTGAAAGGATTCAGACAAGTACAGCCAGTCCAAGAAATAACTCCATCACATtaatgaaattgaagaaaactaTAACCTTTCAGATAAAGACACCAGTGCAGAGAAACACCACCCTCATTAAATGGTAGAGACCAATTACATAGTTTATGGTGGCATATATTATCCTTCagaaaaatcttaaataatttttctcattATGCTATTAGAATTAAGaagtaaaatatatttgattagaAATTTAGAAGAAAACATCCAACCAATAAATAGGAGGTTCTTGCACACACTGTTGCAAAGCCAAATATTGTCCTTGAAAAAATGtatatgtaattattttgatGAATGGAATGGAGAAAAGAATGAAGGTAGGAGGCAATGGAGAAGAAAAAGCACAAGTAAAAGTAAGCATGATGCTGCAAAAAAGTTACTAATATGTGTCACAAAATATGGTTCTAAGTCCATTGAGTACatagaaaaaatggaaaagaagtcTAGAGACTCCTAGCTCCCTATTACTATACTGGTGTACAAACTCATGAAAAAATCTTAAGGCTCCAAATTTATCGGGTTCTATTACCATGTTGGGCAgaggtttggcaacaaaatgatTGGGTTACAACAACATGGTTGTGGTACAGCAATGGGATTCCTCAGGTTATGAGAAGGTAAAGTTTTATAGTGCATGTATCTTATAATCTATTCTTGAACACTGAATTATCTCTCAATATAAAGCCACTGAACCTCATTGTAGGTGAACTACCctaaaatttcattcattgtgACTGCATTATTGGTTTTGCTTTCTTTTCTCCAATTTGCTTGATTTTTCCAGCACATGATTCTTGAGTTTTACTTTGCAGCAAAACTTAAAAAACCACATAGTTCCACGAGTTTGAGTTTCTGTTTTTGATTTtggcaacaaaaaaataaaataaaacaagggCAGCATCCATCAAGTCCTCCCTGACTGTCCCCACATTATTTCAAATCCAAACAATTTTCATGTTAATGTTAAAATTTAGTGATTTTCAttcaaattccaatttcctGCTCCAATTCCTAAATGAAACCCGGTTGAAAACTGATGCATCTAAGCTACATTTGATATCAATGGAAGATGAATGAGCATTCTatgattaaaaagaaagggaaagtgACGAGCCACTTTATTCACAAATCACAATCAGACCCATCAATGGCTTTTCGCATAGTCAAAAACCCAAAACCAGAACTAACAAACGCCCATTCCTGAGCTTCAAATGAAACTGCCAAAAATGTGAAAAGGGAAATCAAGGACTGGACagttccataaaaaaaaatacacagaATACAAACAACGCCTTCAAAACCCAGCCTGAAACAAGCAGTGATGAACAAATTAATATATGGGTTATGCACAAATCCATCCATCTAATCCACAGATATTCAAACCCAAAAATGCATGACGGGGAAAAAATTTTGTGGCAGGCTCTTGAAAATAGTACCTGCCAGGCAGATTCGAGGATGGACGCCATGGGAACCAGTGAGAATTGCTCCCAAAGGCACAGCAAACAAGTGAAAGAGTTATGGAACACGACAACCCCATCACAAAGGGGGTAGTCATAGTTTCTGACAGACTGTCCATGTGTGGAGCTGTTCCAAAGCCCAACACACGTTCTCATGTGGTTGGGAGTTGGGACCCATACCTTtgctttttttccattttcatgaaAATCAAAGTTTACAAACATAATGATAACACCACCCTTCCGGAGTTGAGCGGCAAAATAgcccttttataaaaaaatatatatgtaagtTATAAACCTTACatccacatatatatatatatatatatatatatatatatatatatatatattcaaattaatCTCTTTATTATTACATAAGAGTCACGtaataaaagattatttttttcaaaaatttttaaactaaaaccaCAATCGCTGATACTTCAGATTTAAAATGAATCATCAATTGtcaattaaaactttatttttaaactaaaactGATAATTGAGACTTCAgttaaatttgttatatttttaaaatattaatttatttatattttgataaatttatctttattgaaataattgtatatttttaagttgttttatcaaaatcacaaaatatACCCACTGAATATTTATAGAGTGGAAAAAAACGTGTCTCCCTAATTGTAATAAGCACTACATGtgatataacttaaattaataaattatataattttatatcttatttatatatcatataactttattattttaaaattatcaatttattaataaataaaatattcatttattattatatttactgatttatctaaattttaaaacaagaaaaaaaaataattgaaacctCAATTGATAAATAAgactttagttaaaaaatgaaatatcaattattaattgtgactttagttcaaaaatgaagttttatCGACTaaaccttatatatatatttttttcaaaatgactATTTTGCCCCCAAAACTCACCCTTCCAACATTccctcattaaaaaaaaaaaaaaaaaaaccgaaaaaATCTTGTTAACGACTGTAT
Proteins encoded:
- the LOC100242817 gene encoding methylsterol monooxygenase 2-2, producing MRTCVGLWNSSTHGQSVRNYDYPLCDGVVVFHNSFTCLLCLWEQFSLVPMASILESAWQYLITHFSDFQLACLGSFFLHESVFFLSGLPFIYLERLGYLSKYKIQTKNNTPAAQNKCITRLLLYHFGVNLPVMIFSYPVFRYMGMQSSLPLPSWKVILTQILFYFILEDFVFYWGHRILHTKWLYKHVHSIHHEYATPFGLTSEYAHPAEILFLGFATILGPAITGPHLFTLWLWMVVRVLETVEAHCGYHFPFSLSNFIPLYGGANFHDYHHRVLYTKSGNYSSTFVYMDWIFGTDKGYRKLQALKRYEAEASNNQTSREK